One part of the Nitrospira sp. genome encodes these proteins:
- the rpoZ gene encoding DNA-directed RNA polymerase subunit omega gives MGEMLTLLPEYSSEEFDSRHRLVIVAAQRAKQLVQGARMTASSKFTKETSIALDEVLRHKVKFLVGKEARDAIKESKRVKEGETERLAMMTGEDAKEIKKELSVYVDDTAKPAAAPEGEE, from the coding sequence ATGGGTGAAATGTTGACGTTATTGCCTGAATACTCCAGCGAAGAATTCGATTCACGCCACCGTCTGGTAATCGTGGCTGCGCAGCGGGCCAAGCAGTTGGTGCAGGGGGCGCGCATGACCGCGTCATCCAAGTTCACCAAAGAAACCAGCATCGCGCTCGACGAAGTCCTGCGTCACAAGGTGAAGTTCCTCGTGGGCAAGGAAGCCCGTGACGCCATCAAGGAATCCAAGAGGGTGAAGGAAGGCGAAACCGAACGGCTCGCCATGATGACCGGAGAAGACGCCAAGGAAATCAAGAAAGAGCTGAGCGTGTACGTCGACGATACCGCCAAACCGGCTGCCGCCCCGGAGGGCGAGGAGTAG
- the gmk gene encoding guanylate kinase: MSTAPVPTNEKPAQVRRGILFIISAPSGSGKTTLCKQLTANVPGLWHSVSYTTRKPRPGEVDGKDYHFLDETAFRQMIDKNEFVEWAHVYGNLYGTPRKELTEQIEQGIDVLLEIDVQGARSVKKKFEDGVYIFILPPSFDTLRTRLQNRAGDSPEEIQRRLQKAKEEVWSYREYYYIVRNDDLKQSLKELESIFLAERTKTKRLNMTWLEEKFILDKEGKPGHNAQAPASKEQSNHG, from the coding sequence ATGAGCACCGCGCCCGTTCCAACCAACGAGAAACCGGCACAAGTACGACGAGGCATTCTCTTCATCATTTCCGCGCCATCGGGAAGTGGAAAGACGACGCTGTGCAAACAGCTCACGGCCAACGTCCCCGGTCTCTGGCATTCGGTGTCCTACACCACAAGAAAGCCGCGGCCGGGAGAGGTCGACGGCAAGGATTACCATTTCCTGGACGAGACGGCCTTCCGGCAGATGATCGACAAGAACGAGTTTGTCGAATGGGCCCATGTCTACGGCAACTTGTACGGGACCCCGCGCAAGGAATTGACGGAACAAATAGAGCAGGGCATCGATGTCCTCCTCGAAATCGACGTGCAGGGTGCCCGCTCGGTGAAAAAGAAGTTTGAGGACGGCGTCTATATTTTCATTCTTCCGCCTTCGTTTGACACCCTGCGCACCAGGCTGCAGAACAGGGCCGGAGACTCGCCGGAGGAAATTCAACGCCGCCTGCAGAAGGCCAAGGAAGAAGTGTGGAGCTACCGCGAGTATTACTACATCGTGCGGAACGACGATCTGAAACAATCGTTGAAAGAACTCGAAAGCATTTTTCTGGCGGAACGAACCAAAACCAAACGCCTGAACATGACGTGGTTGGAAGAAAAGTTTATTCTCGACAAAGAGGGCAAGCCGGGCCACAACGCTCAGGCCCCCGCATCAAAGGAGCAGTCGAATCATGGGTGA
- a CDS encoding YicC family protein: protein MIRSMTGYGKKDVASDNAGVTVEIRSVNHRFLEVAVRVPRSLAQLEDPIRKAVQQRCLRGRVDVSVSVHAAGGSLKTVQIDQALAKQYHGALKKLQKSLGLKGTIDISLLAGFRDIVSITDEPVDTEHLGKTVLRALGVALTDLEKMRKREGDALAKDLISHLDAIRTAKSTVAERAPELATNAFGRMKGRIEALLQAEIPDPARLQQELALYADRSDISEELVRLESHMLQFDQTLRSKESVGKTLEFLLQEMGREVNTIGSKANDADIAALVVRMKAELEKLREQVQNVE, encoded by the coding sequence ATGATTCGCAGCATGACAGGCTATGGGAAAAAGGACGTCGCGTCGGACAACGCCGGCGTGACCGTAGAGATCCGCTCGGTCAACCACCGGTTTCTGGAAGTCGCCGTGCGGGTTCCACGATCCCTCGCGCAATTGGAAGATCCGATCCGCAAGGCGGTCCAGCAACGCTGCCTGCGAGGCCGCGTCGATGTCTCAGTCTCCGTCCATGCCGCCGGCGGCAGCCTGAAAACCGTGCAGATCGATCAAGCCCTCGCCAAGCAGTATCATGGGGCGCTCAAAAAGCTGCAAAAGAGTTTGGGGCTAAAAGGCACCATCGACATTTCTCTGTTAGCCGGCTTTCGCGACATCGTGTCGATTACCGATGAACCGGTCGACACGGAACACCTGGGCAAGACGGTCTTGCGAGCCCTCGGGGTCGCGTTGACGGACCTCGAAAAGATGCGCAAGCGGGAAGGGGACGCCCTGGCCAAGGACCTGATCTCGCACCTGGACGCGATTCGCACCGCTAAATCCACCGTAGCGGAGAGGGCTCCGGAGCTGGCAACCAATGCATTTGGCCGGATGAAGGGGCGGATCGAAGCCCTCCTCCAGGCCGAGATCCCGGATCCTGCACGGCTCCAGCAGGAACTCGCCCTCTATGCCGACCGTTCAGACATCTCGGAAGAATTGGTCAGACTTGAGTCACATATGCTACAGTTCGACCAGACGCTCCGCAGCAAGGAGTCCGTGGGGAAGACGTTAGAGTTTCTTCTCCAGGAAATGGGGCGCGAAGTGAACACCATCGGCTCGAAAGCGAACGACGCCGACATCGCCGCACTGGTCGTCCGTATGAAAGCCGAACTGGAAAAATTGCGCGAACAAGTTCAAAATGTGGAGTAA
- the nth gene encoding endonuclease III, translating into MKSAAIPPSSAAAERRRLQRILATLRDTAPAVKVELDHRSPWELLVATILSAQCTDQRVNQVTPKLFRRYHNPRDYAEADPTELEALIRPTGFFKTKAKNLIHCAKVVTERFHGKVPETMDALTTLPGVGRKTANVLLGNAFEKPAIVVDTHVKRVSGRLHLTHHTDPEKIESDLQQLMPARQWTEGSQRLLLHGRYVCLARAPKCGICTLYTDCHWEGKIAR; encoded by the coding sequence ATGAAATCCGCCGCCATTCCACCATCATCCGCCGCCGCGGAACGCCGCCGCCTCCAGCGCATCCTCGCCACCCTACGGGACACCGCACCGGCAGTGAAGGTGGAATTGGACCATCGCAGTCCCTGGGAACTGCTGGTCGCGACAATCCTGTCGGCACAGTGTACCGATCAGCGTGTCAACCAGGTCACCCCGAAGCTCTTCCGCCGATACCACAACCCGCGTGACTATGCGGAGGCCGATCCGACGGAATTGGAGGCGCTGATTCGTCCGACCGGGTTTTTCAAGACAAAAGCCAAGAACCTGATCCACTGCGCGAAGGTCGTCACCGAGCGATTTCACGGGAAGGTGCCCGAGACGATGGACGCCCTCACGACCCTGCCGGGGGTCGGACGCAAAACGGCCAATGTGCTCCTTGGCAATGCGTTCGAGAAACCGGCGATCGTGGTCGATACCCATGTGAAGCGCGTCTCCGGACGATTGCACCTCACACACCATACGGATCCCGAAAAGATTGAATCTGACTTGCAGCAGTTGATGCCCGCACGCCAATGGACAGAAGGATCGCAACGACTCCTTCTGCACGGCCGGTACGTCTGCCTCGCGCGCGCACCGAAATGCGGGATCTGCACGCTCTACACCGATTGCCATTGGGAAGGAAAAATTGCACGATGA